In Oncorhynchus masou masou isolate Uvic2021 chromosome 11, UVic_Omas_1.1, whole genome shotgun sequence, the genomic stretch CTCATATGTTCTATGCTTATTCTGTCTTGAAGATGAATAGTGTTGGAGAGGGCTGCACTGACCTAAAACGGGAATATGACCAGTGTTTTAACCGTTGGTTTGCTGAGAAATTCTTGAAGGAAGATCGAAGCGGTGATCCCTGTACCGAAATGTTCAAGAAATATCAGCATTGTGTCCAGGTAAATACATTTAATCAAACACGGATAAATGTTGTTAGCTATCTATCTGCTCATAATCACCACTCATTGATGTTGTACCTTACTTTCAGGTAACCAAAACAGCCATGATGCAAGACCATTGTGTCAGCTGTCATGATATTAGGCCCCAGAAGAAGTATATTATTCAAAGGACTGGAGCACAGACGCAAGGGGACATTTAGCTACTTTGTTATAAAACATAATTGACTTAAGGACATCTATGTATTGGAAATAAATATCCTCAATTCATGATATAGGCTTATTGTCTTCTCAGAATCCATTATTATTTAGTATTTTTAAATGTTGGATGCAAGTGTCTAATCTAATGATACAACTACATATGTTGTGCTTGTATTTGCAGAAGGCCATCAAAGAAAAGAACATTCCCATTGATGGTGTAGAATTCATGGGCCCCAATAAAGAGAAACCAGACAGCTGACAGATATGATGGAGGAGCTCCCCAACAACTTTGTGCTCTGTCACACTTGCATTGCTCACTGGGCTTGCCATGGACAGGGTTTCCACCCTTTTATCTTGGATTGGGTTTTGTTTAAGGTCGCTGTCCTAATGTGGAGACTAATGAGCATTCATATGAAGGATCCAACATGCTAAATTACACGACGATGGGTATTGTAATTTGCATGTTGGGCATGGATTACAAGTGGAAGCTATGAATCCAGTCATTTGGGTCAGGCCAATAAATATCCATGGTCACAAGATGCATGTAAAGTGGTCACCTCAGATACTCATTCATTGTAAAGGACTATGATGCTTTGCAAAGGGAGTTTCATTTTTTTCAGTTATAAAATTGTTGACGTCTACTGTAAGAGTGCCCTGGCTTAATGTCCCTCAAGACAACTGAAGAAGGCATTAATGTGGAAGCATTGGGCTAGAAGAGAAAGCTCAAACATCATACAAGGACATTTATTTGGTTTACACTGTAGAAGAGCAGATGTTTTGTCTCTCACTCTTAGCTCCATTGCACTTCAGTTTtcagtgttttttttctctgtaTGATGCAATGTAATGCTGTGATTGACATGTACATTGACAAAGCAATAAATAGGAGAATCATGTTCCATTACTGCCAAGTAATATTTTTAGCTCTGGATGGATATCAATGTGTCACAGGAAACCTAATATGCAATGTGACAAACCATTGAGTACAGGTGTTGGGTTTGTTTCAGtgttttaattgaaaacaaaatgCTTGCATATAGACACCACAGGTTACAAAAACAGAGGAATGAACTGGCTAAAGTTCAATATTTCTTTAAAATAAAACATGGGATTTTCACAGAGGTTTACCAGATTACAATCAAAATCAATTTCCAAACATTCATTCATTCTTAGAGGTTCACACACACTTACAATTCATTTAAAAGGAATAGACGATGCAGGCAGATGTTCACATTTAGTTTTTGTTGGGTGTCGCACTTCTCAGGGCAGTGTTCAAACTGATAATGTTCATACATGTACTTGAGCAGCAAGACCAGTTAATTGGCATGTTAACAAATGGTCTCACCAGACATCAGAACTGAGCTGACTAGTGACCTGACATGGGGAGCTGAAGCTTAAGGAAATCAACAATATTAAGGCCAACAGGAGGGCAGGGGTGACTGATAAAGGAATGTACATAGCAAGCAAAAGGGGGACAATTATTTGAGATCTgggataaaaataataattaaactgCGCCGAATCATCAGTGCCCTCTTGTGAATGGCCAGCTGGTCTATCGATAGTGGCGTGGGGGCGGGCTATGGTACGGTACTGGGTGTCGCCTTGCTGGGGGGCTATGGCGCGACACAAGGCGGCGTGGGGGTGACTGGTAGCGCTGTGGAGGGGACCCTCTGCTTTGGTAAGGAGGTGGTGAGTAGCCACGCCCTCGGGGGGATCTGGAGCGAGACCGCGAGCGACTGTAACTGGCACCACGTTCTCCGTGGACACGAATGTTTGCCGtctccccctgagagacagagcaAATGAAAGATGACCCATTTTCCTTCATGAGCTTGAATAAGCTTGATTTGACTCGCAAATGCACTCATATTTGTCTCGTTTTACCATGGAAAGGTGTACTCACCTGATGGGAACGGAACTCAGTCCCATCCAGTCTGCGCAGGGCGTATTCCATGTCCTCCCGACGAACAAACTCCACCACTCCTTCACCATCTCGCTGCACGTCGGCGAAACAAACATCCCCTGCCTCACGCATGTGATCTTTCAGATCCTGCCAGCTCCCGGTTTGGGGCAAGCCTGGGAGGGGAAACAGCACATTGTCATTTTACCAAAAGCTCTTGCTTGTTGGAGTGGAAGAGTGATATTTTTGATGCCATCAAATATGGGTTTTCAAGTAAAGTTTTGATAGACTGTTTCAGGTGGCATGTACCCAATTCACATTTGTATTTACATTTCAGCCAAAGTTGAGGGATATTATAAGTATGCAAATAGTCAGTCACTACTAATATTTCCCTTGATTTGAAAGAAAAGTACTATCTGACTGCCAGTTGTGTTGAAACCAAAGAAATAAGCTCTTCTAGCTATACTAGACGATATACAACACCGATACAGTTGGGGTCAGAATGATACCAGTATCCAGATAACTCTTTAGTCCTTGAAAAAACCTGCTGTATATAAAATAGTGTGCTATAGCTAgaaaaataaatgtgactctggGTGACGATGTTTGTTTTCAACATTCTGGCTGTTTCCCTAAAGATCCGCTTTGTGTTGTTTCCTTGCCACAACACGAATGAGTACcgcgatactggtatcgtcccggcCCTAGATACAATAGTGAAATACCTCCAAGCAATGGCAAAAACTAAAATTTATAAAACATACACCTACCAGTCACTATGGCCAGGTGTTTGGGTTTATGCAGTCAACATGATCAGTTTGAGTTTTTATTGTTTTGCTCGTGATTGTTTTGGGCAGCTGACTTGATCTCCACTTAGTCCCCTTGACTTCCAGTccgccaagagagagagagacaaaaataaCACTTCCTACGACTCAGAACGTCCACCTACCAGTCACTATCACCCGGAACTCAGATCTCCGAGTTGGGGGCCCAAACCTCCC encodes the following:
- the LOC135548318 gene encoding serine/arginine-rich splicing factor 9-like is translated as MTDGRIYVGNLPMDAQEKDIEDLFFKYGKIRDIELKNNRGTIPFAFVRFDDPRDAEDAVYGRNGYGFGDSKLRVEYPRSSGAKFSGPMGEGGPRGRFGPPTRRSEFRVIVTGLPQTGSWQDLKDHMREAGDVCFADVQRDGEGVVEFVRREDMEYALRRLDGTEFRSHQGETANIRVHGERGASYSRSRSRSRSPRGRGYSPPPYQSRGSPPQRYQSPPRRLVSRHSPPARRHPVPYHSPPPRHYR
- the LOC135548319 gene encoding TP53-regulated inhibitor of apoptosis 1-like gives rise to the protein MFYAYSVLKMNSVGEGCTDLKREYDQCFNRWFAEKFLKEDRSGDPCTEMFKKYQHCVQKAIKEKNIPIDGVEFMGPNKEKPDS